tctttggatgttgtctgccttttgttctgtcaagatgatcccacactgcttcaacaatGCAGAGGTCCGAGCTCTGtcgaggccaatccatgactgctTAATTgtcatgcttttaaaaaaaaataaataaataaataaaagcagccattgccaatcagacactttccaggtggatcaaaatctgaaggtacttttctgtgttcatgtttccttcagttttgacaagatctccaaaaccactggctgaaatgctgtCCCAAAACAATGACAGAGCCCCCACTGTTTTACAGATGAACTCTTGCTGTTGTACCTCTCATCTGACTTCCTCCATACATACCAACTATGGTTTGaaccaaacatttcaaatgtggATTCATCACTCTACAAGTCCTGTTGccacttattttcagttcagCTCTTGTGTAaagtggcatacctcagccttttctccccatttccccTCCCTAAAGAAGGGCTTCTGTTTGGACcacttctgatgaggcttcagtgaacagtaggtggatcaactgaagtgccagatgcatctctcaggtcctgcgtCAGGTCTTTTCAGGACATAGCTTTTAGATACTGTTCACCTGCAatagtttttaggcctgtcacttttgtcctccacaaacttggacacactgcacaccatgctgagttaagccaagttatcagctaacagcTTAATCAACTTCAGGTAGCATTTTTTTGGGAATCACTGTgcaaaaataccattttatgtctgttatctttggcatttttcaaagattcaactaaagaaatgggaaatgAGGCGTTTTTACAACagactgctagtaacaaagtgcctaaagatacaactTAAAATTGGCTCTTTGTCAGTTGTGTATAGACAACACTGGCTCATGTCTTGAGTTAGATGCCCTTTTGATGCTTGAATGGTTCATAGGTCACTGTTCAGTGGCTTAAAAAACAATCGTGCatttgaaaatgatcaggtacaagaactggactgaaaatgggagaaaaagcagccaatgtctaaagacagacttggaaagcctggagaattgttgctcaagaccaaaaaaaaagaaaaaaaaatttgagaggaaagtctggctccttggaagcaaatcATATAGTAGTGAGGGggggctcaagacttttgcacactgctgtatttacttttaaagcttttttttttttttttttttaaattacagacCTTTAACTCcattttagtttttctgttaCTGCGTCTGATGGGAAAATAGTCTGTGACCTTCTTGTTTTGAGAAGCTTTATTCTCCATCCTGAAGAAAGAGCGTAATAAATGATTATGGTTGTGCAACTTCATGTGAAAGAGcccatgtctttttttttttttttttttttttttaaaaaaaaaagcctgacaTGCTGGCTTTGTGGACTTACTTTTTTGCTCCCGGCTTGTGTCGATTTCTGCTCCGAGACTTGGATTCTGGGACTTTGCCTTCTGTTGCAGACCTGACTGTATGTGACGTGGATTCTTTCTGTCCTGGTTGCTCCGATTCCTGTTCTCTTGTTTCATGACTGTAACAAGCCATTTCAGGCTTCTGCACTTTGGACACTTCAGATTTAATTTCATTTGGTGAGCCTAAAACTTggaagaaacaaaaatatttaagctGTTTTTAGTATAGGTCAGTAAACATTCAAATACACTGGAAAGCTGTGTGGGTCACGTGGATTTGCTGATGATATAGGAACAAAGAGGTTAACAGCCATGTAACTCAGAGCTTACGTGTATAATTTAAGTATTTACCTTTTTTCAGTCTTGGCATGTCAGGTTTAATTGAATCCAAATCATTTCCTTCCTGGATGAGCGTGCTCGAGCTGTCACGCAGAGGGGATCTCTGCTTGTTTGAACTCTGTAGACTCTGGAGAATTGACTGCACTTTACCTTTACAACCCTAagagagagggaaggaggaaaaaaataaataaagtgtggCATTTTAATCACTGTTCAGAAACACCATCTAAATTTAGAGACATGTTGCACATTCAGCACTGTGATCTTTTTGAGAACAGAAAACAGATTTTGTCCATTGCTTTAATCCGGCTGAGTCCAACAGAACAAACAGTGAACAGATTGCAAAGACTGCACTGCTTTGCCTGCCAACTTTAACAGTGACTGTGTCCACAAATCAGCTGCTTCCTCGCTCAGTCCCTACTTTATAATGTATATAAGGGGAGCTCAAATAGTCTGCACTAAATTGAGATTTTCAGGGTTATGGTTCCTTTATTTGTACCCACATGTAGATGTAGTCAGCATTTGTGAACCATCCATCCTCACACGCACTTTTTCTATaaagaaacagcagagcagATAAGCATAGtacaaaacactgaaagcaaAAACTACTGATAATTTTGAGCATGTAACTCAAAGTAATAAAGCTATGATTTGATTTTAAACCTTGTTCTACACTTTGGGACAAGAAACCTTGGTCCAgaaggaagaaactgaaactcaCTATGCAAAGGGAAGTCTCTAAGATAAATGCACTGAATATTATTTTGAAGAACTAATGTGGCGAGGGGCTGTGCAGGAACTTAAAATAAATCAGGAGCATATGCACAGTCTTGACATACTGTGTGCATACTGTAAAATGGGGCATAAAGTTTGAAGTAGTACCATTTGAGTAAAATGCTTTGAGCCACCAAAATcatcacagtcagctgttcagaACACGATGACTAAGTATCTTTACACTTTTCCTCATTTACTAACCCAGCGACAGACTAGCGACCTATCCAGGgtttaccctgcctctcaccctgtggcgGCTGGGATAGGGTGCAGTACCCTGTggccctgaattggataagctaaagaaaatggatggctgaaAGTAAATGTAAGTCATCTTTGTGAGCCACATGTCTAGGTTTtaattgcattaatttttcaatttaagtttttttttttttcctctccccccTTCTCCATTTGTGTCTCAAGCAGAGGTCTCGCAAGAATCCACTGATGTGGTCCTCTGACAACTCAATACTAAAGGGGAGTGATATGGTTCAGCCAAGTTAGCACATGGATTACCCCGTCTAACTACAGAGAGCATCTGTTGTCAAATGGGGGCAGTGCCAAAAATATGTGGCACAATCAGTCTGTAGGCTACTCTTATTTGCAATGTTGTTGATCCATGAGACAGCTGcagagaagagcaaagttatGACAGGGTTTGTACACTTTTTCCAGGTGTAAATTCAAACGCATTAAGAGGTCATTCAATATTTTTCAAACTGTCCAGAGTACTCTTTCAGActccccacaaaaaaaaaagtgtacaaagaaaattttgatcttttttcatgatatttaatttcacctgttttaatttaatagaaagaataaaaatacatcctggtgttgaaaaattctggaaatTTTGGTAGCAAACATACACGTATTTAAGTTTCTGTAGATTCATTTTTGccctaaaatctgtgaaacgtgCCAAACATCTCTCTCTCATGAATTTTCCTCACGAGAGCGTGAACCTGCAGCAGCGCGCGCAGCAAACACTCGTGTGCTCGATGTTTTTGTGCGCGCGCCTGCTGAGTTTCACgttgttgaatttactcgcGAGGAATGACTAGCTGCACTCGCGGAATGACATTTTGTTgcgtgacttttgacctaaatataattccGAACTCGTCTTATCCATAATTGGATATTCGCAGTTTTCCTGCGAACACTCACTCATTAACACGGCAGCTCTCAGTCTTCGGGGGAGGGGCGGGGTCACAAACAGACCGTCTACAGATGTGCAGGCCAGGCCCAGgcggagaaattttcattttagactttccgacttattttatttctgtttcataaGAGAACTTTTcaaatcaatttattttttttttttaattaaaaaaaagttatgacagccgggataggctccagcccccccgcgaccctgaacaggatgagcggatgCGAATGGATGGacgaatggaaaaaaaagttacaatttcaagcacgTTATCCAAAAATTCaaacacttttcaaaccttgaaaggacaatattaaaatccaaggatttccagcacccgtacgAACCGTGttataaacacacaaagagctGAATTGTTGTTAAAAATAACGAGTTGCCCACTGCAGCCGctgtctgtgcttttcatattgtattttctaatctttgatgtttttggtttttgcccCCTTCCCTGTTCTGGTCCACTTGTCAACCAGCATTCAACCAGTGCACAAAATCATCCATGCTGAGTATTGTGCAGTTGGGATTTTGGAGGACCTCATGGGAGGACATTTGCATTGGTCAAAAACCACTTAAAAATACTATACTGACATAACGACTATGGCTTTATGTTCATAATGTACATGTATTGTGCTACTGAGCAAAGTTGACAGCATCTGGCTGTACTTTAATATCATTTCACCTTGTGCCACGTGACTTTCTCTAACTTAACTTGCTTGTTTCATTTAACTAGGTAAATCATTAGGAGTATATtcttatttaaaataatctatAAGTTGAGGCAGGACTGAAgaattcaaaacaaaaaacaaaaacaaaaacaaacagcagcccaTCTGAAAACACTACATCCACTAATAAAACACTGCCCTTGTACCATTAATGATGTTAACATGAAGTACATGTGCATCTCTGCCATGACAATACAATGACTGTATTAATttgataaacattaaaaaaaacaaaaaactgtttcagTAACCAAATCATTGCGAGATGCATggacatttaaagaaatatttaaaaaaaaaaaaaaaaaaaatcagaccaaATATTGCTCTCATGAGTAAATTTAATCACAATTTCTTAAGCATATGCATTGTAAATCAGCCTTTTACTCTTGCTTGGTGTTCTTTAagagacacccccccccaatacaaaaaaaaaaaaaaaaaattacatatgtAACTTTTCTTTCCAAACCTAAACTTGCGTGGGTTCGTTTGCAGGCTGAAGTTAAGGCATTGCTCCTTGTGAAAACAACATTAACTTTCAGGTGAGTTAACACAAAATGTGAGCTTCCTGCTTTGGCCGTGCATAAGTTGGGAACGACATCGTTACCTCGTTATCTCTCGGCTTGTTTTCCTTCGTCTCAGTCAGAGAAGTTGCCGTATGCTCAGCAGAGTCCTCTGGTTTTTTGTCGGCTCTCAACACATTTTTCTTCCCTGCACAAACATAGAAATAAATTAATGCAAGCTTTGCTCTCTAAACTGCAAAATACGACAAAATGCCGCTgagttttatttgtaaatagcCACGTGTATCTAAACAAACGTGGTCCTTTCTTTACGCTGACTAGCATTATCAGTCAGCTACAATTCAAACAATACGTTAACGTTACCTTTTGCCATGTCAGTACATAAAATTACATCTAACGAGGCCGCAGAGTCTGTTAAATGCCGTCCTGTGTCCACGGACTCCCCACCACTTCTCCAACGACAAACAAGGGAGCGTGGAGGATTTAAAAATGCTACTGCGCTTCTCATTGGCTGGTTAGTACAGACGGGCGGGGCTTGGGTTTGAAAGCAGTTTCCTGATTGGCCGCAGCTGCAAAAACTTATCTGGGTGGCATAACCTGaattaaataaaagataatGATGATTATTTTAATGGCAACAGGAAACAACGTGTTTCACCAGTTTATCTATAAAGAAGttacaaatacaaaaagtaataatagcGTAATTTAATTCACGGAAATATAACAATATAGCaaagataaaagacagcaaCACAGAGCTAGAAACCATGAATTTTACCTGGGTATTACAACTAGACATGTGCTTAATAAGACGTCATCTGCGCACGATgatgtttgcattttaaataaaacttttaaataGACTACCGACAGGATTTCCAGTTAGGTACTATACAGCAGAGTAGTCTGAAGAGAAGCAAAAGAGGTCAAATACCCACATTTTGCCAAAGAGGATTTTGCTGACATCTAGTGATAAATGGAAGTAAAAGGTACTGTTAAAAATATGCAGTTAACACGCTTAGAGCATCTGCTTCCATGATGTTGGCAGGTAGTAAACTGGAGTATCCATCCATCTCAGGAtcacttgggggggggggggggggggggctggagcctatcctagctgccaTGAGGCAAGAAACAGGGTACATCCTAgacagtctgttgcagggctaacacagactcAGACAACCCTTCaaacctatgggcaatttagaatcatcagttaacctaaACCCATTAATtggatgtctttggaatgtgggagaaagccagagtacccagagagaacccacatagacacagggagaacatgcaaattacacacaaaaagGCCAGATGGTAGATCCAGGAgaatccaggaccttcttgctgtaaggCAACAACTACCAGATCCAGCCAAACTAAATGTGAGGCACAGAGTATTTGTGTGGCACGTTTTGGCACAAAGATCAGTTCATCTCATACTGGTTGAGCTCACTGTACTCCAGTCATGAGATCTCAattcaatagagcacctttgtgGTGGAAgtggagatttgcatcatggatgtgtaactgacaaatctgcagccactgtgtgatgctatcatgtcaatatggaccaaaatccctGAGGAATGTTTGTGGTGCTttgctgaatctatgccatgaggaattaaagcagctctgggGTAGAAAGGGGTTCCAACCAGTACAGGCAATGTGTACCTCATAAAGCACCCAGCAAGTGGAATTCATTtcaatgaatttttttttcagcttcctACAATCAGTATAAATATAAgcaaaagtgtgtttttatggTCCTTTGCAATGGGTTCACTTATGTATTCCCCTTTTGAGCTGCTGTTCTGGTAACAGCTTTAGGTTGCAGCATTAATGCATCCATACATCATCTCATCTCTTTTCAAGTGACACGTTCCTTGTGAGACTCAAATTTGTTGAGTTTTGTTAACTAGAAACAACTAAAATTTGGAACATTCTCTCAATATATGGTACAGTGGGACAAAGGCTTAAAATGCTTTGTCCCACATAAATCTACAGGTAAAAGAAGCATAGCACCCCATTTGACCTCAAGTTTAAAACCACATTAATAATTTTTGGAAAACACTCTTGAACAATTGATTACACGTACcggtgttttttaatttattttatttatttttatgacaaaCTGCAACTGTGCCTGAATGAaggtaaacaaataaaaagcctGGTTGATACAGCTGACAGCACCTCTTTGGGTTTTGCAGACACAGCATGCAGGCTCATTCAAGCATCCATGTCCTCACTGCATATTCTACACAGCATTTTAAACAGTGTCACTTCCAGGCTTGGAGTCTGCAGCCAGTGCGTCTTTAAAGAGTCTTTTTCTCTCCAGGTTCTCGTTGgccttcctcctcttttcttgCTTTCTGAGCACAGACTCCTTCTTCTTCAACACAACTTCACTGAGGTCTCCTTTGTACGCAACATCGAGTTTCTCCCTCATAATCTCTCGGGCGCGTTTTCGATTTATATCCACAGATCTGGTCTGGTGACACTGGAGAGGCGAAGGTACACAAGATTAAAATACTTTGATGGGCAAGAATGATAAATTATATCGAGGTATGTCATATGCGCTGGGCACTATTTCACTATTAACTGAGGCAAATACTGACGAAGAGAGAAAAAGGCACCAGAACAGATCAAACAGCCAAATAATGAACTTAGCTCAGCTTTCCTCCTGATCCAGCCGCATTCAGAGAATTTACCTTCACTACGATCCCAGTGGGGATGTGCTTGAGCACAACACAGTTGCTGGTTTTATTGGTCGCCTGTCCACCGGGTCCAGATCCTCTCACAAACTGCTCTTCGAGCTCATCCTCAACCAGGACAGGAAGGTTTATTAGGTCCTTTTTACCGGCTGCCAAAACACACGTGAGTCCTGCGGGATTCGGTGTGAGCAGCTGAAGGACGCGGGGGGAGCCTTTCCATGTGAGCCGGCAGGACGCACTGCGCACAAAGCTGGTGATCGGTACAAACGCTGACATTACATTACAATACACCAAGTGCTACCAAAGGGAGAGTTTTCATTTACCTTATTCAAAAGACTAGGCTGCGTGTAAGTACCACAGCCGCGTTatctcgggggggggggggcaaggaaACCGTTTGTTTATGTTCCGTGTTGTTTTCATTACTTCCGGTGTTGCGTTTACTTCGCGGCCTGAATAGCGGGTGTATTAACTCAATACCGCCACCGTGTGTCTCTTAGCCACTTTAGGAGTGCATTGTTCGTAGATTAATCTATTTTTCGagttagtttttattctttatttaactttaagtTTTGAGGGTGATGAAGGAGAAGTTTAGAGAAAGTCAGAGGGCGCTGCACTGTGTCTTAGTGGCTCTAGAGAGAGCATATGGCAGGgcgccaagagaggaactgtggtgtCGCAcaaggaagtcaggagtggcagagtaTGAGGTTGGCGCAGGAAAAGGGTGACCAGATGTTCCTCTTTATGTGAGACTGGCTGCACAGCACTCTTATTCCTTGTCCTTCTGTCCCACATTTTAACTGGTTCTACAGGAcatgcacttttttaaaatctggctTTTGCCCAAAGTATATGAAGGGAAGGTGTTTAATTATAGCCCAGAGAAGGTTAGTCTCTCTCACGCCATACTCCTAAGGGAAAGTTACACATCACTAAAAAGTCAAAAGCTTTGCAGATTTTGTTGAATATGATGAAAAAtaccacaaagaaaatgaagcaaCAGTATATTCCTGAGAAACATTGTTTCCTTAAACTTTCACTGTATTTACTTAGTAAGAGAGCTGgaaatttaaaattatatatttgacaTGTATGTTAAATGACAATTCGGTAACATGTACATTTGCACattatttgtatttctgtttttaagttAGATATGAAAATTTCATCTACTTCTCAGCATTGTTGACATGACCCACTTTGTTTCACACACAGTTTTTGCCCCACATTTAGTTTGTTGGGATGCTGTCACCCTATGCAGGACGTGTATGAGGACAGCGAGACAGtagtgaggtgtgcagtaggagtaAAACATGGGTTCAAGATGGGGTGATCGTCCCCAAGCTCCTTCATGTTTGGACagattgacagatgaggtcaggcaggactgccaagcaggaggaaaagaggacaaTCACAGGGAAGatttgtggatgtagtgaaggaggacatgcagagggctgatGTGACAGAGGATAGGGTTGgtgtgagatggaggaagagggtCCACTGTGGAGACCCCTAAAGAGAGCAGTCGAAAGAAGATTtcactttaaattaaataaactttaactatccagtttagtttttgaatattttgaaaatgttttgttttcatttactttccAGAGTTAATTTTAGTCTTTTCAGTGAAAGGTTTCAGAAGTTCAGcataagtataaaaaaaaaaaaaaacttgtgaaaAGGGAAAACTAAGTACATCTTTCCTTACTGGTTCCATTGGAATTAAGAGAAGTAGCAGCCAAATATATGTGATTAACttatcatcagcaagtgtgagcacctctataaaagcaaaagttttggcagcttgctggtctggagcattcaggaggaaagacatcagcaatgatctcagAAACAACTGTTattgcccatcaatctgggaagggttataaggccatcattcaacagtgaaaataattattcacaagtggaaagtATTCAAGTcagttgccaatcttcccaggagtagaCGTCCCAGCAATTTCTTTCAAGCTCAGACTGTGccatgctcagagaaactgaaacccccacccccccaccccccgcccccccccaaaaaaaaaaacaaaaaaacaggagctACATCTCTGAGCCTTCAGTTAgcgtgttaaatgttaaagttcatgactgtacaattagaaaaagactgaacaagtatgttTCCTTGGAAGGGTTGCAGTAGAAAGCCTCTTCACtctaaaaaagaacatggcagcacagctcaggtttgcacaactgcatctgaacaaaccactaGACATCTGAAACCTTTGGACAGAGGAGAACAAAGTGGAGATTTTTGGCTGCGTttggtgaaaaacaaacacagcacatcaacacaaacacctcatatcaactgtcaagcacagtggtggaggagtggtgatttgggcttgttttgcagccacaggatctggGCACCCTGCAGCAGTGACTGCAgctatgaactcctctgtataccaaagtattgtagagtcaaatgtgaggctgtCCTTCAACAGCTAAAAGGTTGGCccaaaactgggtcatgcaacagaacaatgatccaaagcacagcagcaaatctccaacagaatgacagaaaaagaaaagaatcaaggtgttgcagtggGCCAGCCAAAGTCCAGATCGCAACCTGACTGACATGTTGTGGTGGGACCTCCAGAGAGCTGTGaataaacaaatgcccacaaacctcaatgaactgaagcaatgttgaaaacaaaaaaagagtgaCAAAGTTAGAGATGATAGAGTCATGCCGAAAAACAagtacttcaagttattgctgctaaaggtggttctacaagctactgaatcatggagtGCACGTAGTTTTTCACAGCAGACTGCAGGACTGTATGATGACTTTGCTTTTTTAGCAGGTGTGCCAGCTGTAAATATTTTCACATCttgtatgagagagagagagagagagagagagagtgtgtgtgtgtgtgtgtgtgtgtgtgtgtgtgtgtgtgtttgttatcacgtcaaaatgtgtttctgttgcAGGTCCTTCTATGGCAGAAACTATAACGAATTTTAGCGTGTGTTTGTCAGTAGATTCACAGCCATGGGAAATAAATGGAACCTGTCACATAAAATAAAGATATCTGGTGTATAAATACACCAGGGATTTCACCTGCATGTGCTTGGGCAGCACTGCTGTTTAATATTCAGCAGGTATCACCTGGACCGTGTTTTGTCATGATGACACAGTCAAACCAGGCAGACTTGGAAAAGTATAAAACAAAAGAGTCATATTAGCTAATAAATATTTTCAGGTTTCATTAAGTGCTGTGGCTGTCTGtctagtttgttttttattctatgGAGTATGGTAAAAGTGATCATTAGAGCTATCTGAACATGAAGTTAGAGCCACAGTGCCACTGTTTCCGCTGACCACAGAGATCTTTAAAGTGCAGCCATGAGTCAGGTCTGCAGGAAACATGTCTCATAATGAGATTATGAGTTTTGGTTAGACATTAACTTATGTGAACTGCTTTTTTACACACTGAATACCAGTAATCAGAGCATGCAGGTTAATTGCCCTCATTTGCTTTCTTTTACACAACGCATATATACTCAGTTTAAACAACTCATCATGATTTTCATTCGGTGTCCATCATTGCAGGCAGAGTTCATTATGTTGTCACTTCTGTAGGACTAACATAAAGGCATGATCAATGTTATTATCTAGTACAAAAAATTGACTTACTGCAAAAGAGTTTCAACCATTTTTTCAAACAGAGCATAAATGGACTGTGATGTAATGTTTCCTGTTCAG
This sequence is a window from Archocentrus centrarchus isolate MPI-CPG fArcCen1 chromosome 9, fArcCen1, whole genome shotgun sequence. Protein-coding genes within it:
- the kmt5ab gene encoding lysine methyltransferase 5Ab isoform X2, whose product is MAKGKKNVLRADKKPEDSAEHTATSLTETKENKPRDNEGCKGKVQSILQSLQSSNKQRSPLRDSSSTLIQEGNDLDSIKPDMPRLKKGSPNEIKSEVSKVQKPEMACYSHETREQESEQPGQKESTSHTVRSATEGKVPESKSRSRNRHKPGAKKMENKASQNKKVTDYFPIRRSNRKTKMELKSEQHRHLDDLIKNGTEEGMQVKHIEGKGRGVFSVSGFKKGDFVVEYHGDLLDLAEAKIREAQYAEDPQMGCYMYYFQYQSKTYCVDATKETSRLGRLINHSKTGNCQTRLHPIDGTPHLILVASRDIKADEELLYDYGDRSKASILAHPWLKY
- the kmt5ab gene encoding lysine methyltransferase 5Ab isoform X1 — its product is MAKGKKNVLRADKKPEDSAEHTATSLTETKENKPRDNEGCKGKVQSILQSLQSSNKQRSPLRDSSSTLIQEGNDLDSIKPDMPRLKKVLGSPNEIKSEVSKVQKPEMACYSHETREQESEQPGQKESTSHTVRSATEGKVPESKSRSRNRHKPGAKKMENKASQNKKVTDYFPIRRSNRKTKMELKSEQHRHLDDLIKNGTEEGMQVKHIEGKGRGVFSVSGFKKGDFVVEYHGDLLDLAEAKIREAQYAEDPQMGCYMYYFQYQSKTYCVDATKETSRLGRLINHSKTGNCQTRLHPIDGTPHLILVASRDIKADEELLYDYGDRSKASILAHPWLKY
- the mtrfr gene encoding mitochondrial translation release factor in rescue produces the protein MSAFVPITSFVRSASCRLTWKGSPRVLQLLTPNPAGLTCVLAAGKKDLINLPVLVEDELEEQFVRGSGPGGQATNKTSNCVVLKHIPTGIVVKCHQTRSVDINRKRAREIMREKLDVAYKGDLSEVVLKKKESVLRKQEKRRKANENLERKRLFKDALAADSKPGSDTV